The Dermacentor albipictus isolate Rhodes 1998 colony unplaced genomic scaffold, USDA_Dalb.pri_finalv2 scaffold_22, whole genome shotgun sequence sequence ttaatgggcttataacgTGTAGAACTACATCCTTTAAGAAGTCGACgactgccttggtgttaaaagcggttccttaccaagaaacatagccgggtgtagagggatgtaatTATGGTAtgcaagcggaaaatgtttctttctttcaggttctgctttccgacactccaagagcacatggaggacggtcagcctctcaccgcatctaccacaggttggaggttcacttccagtaagtagaaaatgatgggtcccaaatgtgtgtccgattagaataggacatctgttcgccgagatttcgttggggagggccaaaaacctaactgtggctttataacgtgcagtttattatctATTTCTGCGTCCcgcatgcgttgccagtggtttcgcacttTTGTCCGTATGTAAGGTTTCAGATCCGTGAGAGGTACCAAAGCAGCAATAATACCAGCAGGGGGTGCAATGGACgtagccatctggtctgccagaacgttaccttcgattcccctgtggccaggtacccagcatatgatggtATGCTGGCTAGATGGATAAGCTTTGCACAGGTCAGAACAGACCTCTGTAAGCAGAggatttttctttttgtagggTGACATTGAGGCCTTcaccacacttagggagtctgtatatattaCGGCTTTTTGGGGCCTTGATTTCcgtatatgctttacagccgaccatAATGCCTAGgcctctgccgtaaagatacttgtttctggatgtagtACATGAGATTcggagaaggatggaccgacggctgcataggacactcctttagaactctgtgcacgagtgctTGTACTGGATTTGTAGGAAATGCATTCTTATTTCgacctctggagcgtgttttgtgacCTTTTgaaaggatacgtcacattctatcacctgccactcccaaggggGTAAGAGcctggttaggtgcattaagagaagctcgaggagtgggacatacatttcatcgctaagctccttcacacgcagcgacaaaggctgtcttatagacggacgattgcggaaaagtgtagcacacgtcatatcggtaacggtattGAAACATGGGTGTTCAGGATTGGAgtgtactttaaggaaatatgtaaagctgatgtataaTCTCTGCAAGTGGAGCGGCAACTCATTtgattcggcatataagctttcgatcgggcttgttctgaaagcgccagtggctaggcggatacctagatgatggacaggatccagcgTCCTTAGTGCGCTCGAGGCAGCAGAATGATAGATCatggcaccataatctaatcgtgaacgaatcaggctcttatagagattcattaggcacttcctgtcactaccccacgtagtctgggatagaagttttattaggttcattgttttcagacattttactttcagatatttaatgtgggggacgaaagtgagtctgtagtcaagtatgacacctagaaatttatgttccttgtttacaggtatctgctgtccagacagttctaagcaaggatatGGGATAAGTCCTCCctttgtaaaaagaacacaagagcttttgttaggattgatcctaaatccattcctgtctaCCCACGTTGACACCCcatagcccaaatagcgttgaaaagtgTGAGAAGTGTTAgttgtgtgtcagtatgtaagtttctgatcatttcatacatgactctgtcaggtcctggtgcagagcttttgcatgtgttcaaggcagctttcaactcagcaatactgaaaggccggttataaggttcattctgtctggattttcgtgttattggcttacgttcttctatttgtttgtatttcaaaaaggattgcgaataatggtttgaactcgacacgctttcaaagtgttccccaagtgagtgtgcctgatctttcagtgtttcaccttgtgtgtttaccaaaggaagtgaatatgtttgtcgcccttttattCTATTAACTTTGtcccagactttggcctcatctgtataggaatttatgctcgataaaaacttttgccaactttctcttttagcctgtcggcgggttctcctgccttgggactttaagtaaagttaataagattctccgcagtgggagagacgcgtagcaacccccacgctttgttgttttttttacgagcgatcctacaatcgtcgttccaccacgggacacgccgtttgcatgccaggCCATTTACTTccgatatacatttagttgcggcatctattatggaggctgtaaaatattccacagcagcatctattcctaacgaggacatggcATCCCATGAAATGCTACTGAGAGTTCGGAATAtctcccagtcagctgtatcAATCTTACacttaggagcctgtggtggatattcattttctttaagtgttcgtagcagtatggggaagtggtcgcttccgtaaagattgtaacttcccattcgagttcaggcagaaTAGAAGAGACTATGCTGAGATCAATTGAAAAAAAGGTTTCGTtggcaagacagtaatatgtgggttctttcttattcagAATGCACGCACCAGAAGTGAAAAGGGATTGTTTAAGTCGTCCTCGAGCATCTATAGGGTCCGTGCAGTTACCCAGACGGCGATACCGTCGGCTGACTGGTAGCGCCACTGAGCGGCGACGAGATAAACTCTGGTGGGAGATGTGCGCGCGCCAATTCGGGCGCGGGAGCTTTGCGAGCCATGTCGAGCGGCGTGCCCACGTTACTGGCGACCGGTTTCGGCGAGCTTAAAGAACTAAGCTGTTTTTTCCGCGGCGGGAACCTTCGTAAAGGACGACTCCTTCTAGAAGCCGATCATGTGTATGACGTGAAAGAGCTGCTGCATGATGGAGGTTCGGAAATCACGGCGAAGTGCATACCGCGAACCAGAATCAACGCACCTGCGAGATCTGTCAAGATTGACGTAAGTTGCCCAAATATTAATTGGATTGTTTGAGAGCTGAAAGTTAAATTTTTTAGGTTGACAAAAACAGAAGGGTGCTGGCGGCGAGATGCGATTGCCAGGCAGGAGTGGCTGGAAAATGAAAAcacgctgctgctgtcgcgctgtTTGTGCACACCACCACGTGCGACAGCAAAACAAGTCGACCACGAGCGTGGGGCGTTCCTGCTTCCAGGAAATATTACCCCAAGCACTTACTAGTCGAAGGCACCTTGAAAGAGCCTGGTAGGGTTTCATCACAACGCTCATCTGACTGAAATTGTTTATCACAAGGTTCGCAGATTGAAGAGCACTTATTAATGACCATGTTTTCACGTTTCAGTGCGTGCCAAGAGTTTTCCCGTCACTCACGTCCTTCAATTCTTTGATAGCATAAATTGCCCACTAGTGGATGCCCTACGTGCAGAATCCCAAAGCTTACCTCCTGAGCCCACACAAGCCATCTCTCCTGGGTCACCTTCATTAAACCTATTTGACTGGCAACGAATTTACCAAATATTTCACTGCTTTTATTCTGAGCTGCACGAGGGCAGGCTCATTCTGAAAAGGATCAACTTCATCGAGAGGTCAGTAATTTTTTTATACCTGCACGACTGACCAATGCTTTTAATTGTAGGGTAGTCCACCATTCAGGCAGAGCTAAATGTTATATGGATTGCATAAAGATGCAGAATTTCCGATCAGTTGTTCTTGGCATTCCCCGTGTAGGTCGCCTGACCCACTTCTGCAAGTTTACAGAAAATACGTGGCAATTCAACCAGGGGATGTAGCCACTTTGTGTACACATATATTGGCAAACAAAGCTCTCTGGGGAAACGAAAGGTTTCCCAGAATTACTGCCACAAAGGTGGGACACATCGTTTATTTGGAATGGACAGGAAAGCATTTTTCTCAGTACATTGAGTGAATATTTATTATCAGTGATAAAACTTTTTTGTAGGAACACAGGATCCTGACTTGCCCTGAGGAGGGCCTTTATGACCGTGCAAAGCGCATGGTAATGGAGGTGCCCTTCAGTGGTCCCTCTGTCCAGTATGGAGTGACAATGGAGCCAAAAGCTCGTGTAGCATTTCAGAAAGAGTATGAGGTGACAGTCGCAGAATTCGGATTAGTTGTGTGCCCCGAGGAGCCTTGGCTGGCATGTTCAGCTGACGGCATATTTAGGTAAGGAGTTCCGCAAACTTATTTTGTTCAGACCACaccagcgtgttttttttttcagagacaaACATGGAGAAACCATCCGGCTTGAAATAAAGTGCCCGTACAGCCGTAGAAACACCACACTGAAGAATAAGCCCTTGCTAAATTACTTGTGTGGCGATGAAGTCATCTCCCTACGACGTAGTCATCAGTACTTCACTCAAGTTCAGATCTGCATGCATGTGCTGGGACTCGATGTGTGCCACTTTTATGTGTACTCGAGCGTAGACATGCTATTGATACCTGTCAAGAAAGACAGTGACTTCCTGCTGTCTGCAGTGCCAAAGCTGAGGCGCTTTTATTTTCAGCACTTTTTGAAGGCATTACATGAATGTGCAGGCCTATGAGGCAAACCCAAAGAATGAAAATGTGGACTGCAAAACAAAACCGCATACACGTGAAAGGGCTGGAAGCATGCCATTCCTGTGTATTCAAGCATAGACACATCAATAACGTGATCAACTTCCTGTCATCTGCACTGCTAAAATTGTGATATTTTGATACAATTAGAGATGTGCTGGCTGTGATACTTACACCAAAATATACATATATGTGGGTTGTACAATAAATACACTTCATATAACGTCCTTTGCAGGGCAAGTCCCCCTCTTCATTCACTGTTTTGCAAAGATAGGACTTTTCAAATTGGTTATTATAGCTATCATATGCAGGATTGCATCTGCATAAGATGTGAGTTCACACGGAATCTTATGTTTGATATCAAATATTTTCAATCGTTGAATGACCCTCTCAACATGTATTCGTACTGACGCAGTTTCATATGTTGCATTTACTTCCGATTCAGTGAACTCCTGACTGCTAGCAAACGGTGGCATTACCAATGTCGCTTTCTGGGTACCGACACCTGTCTTTATGCCAGGAAAACCCTTGTCTGCTAAGACCAGGTCCCCTGGCTCTAGTAGCGACAGAAATCCAGACTCAACAGTTGCCACTGAATCTGTAGTCCGTCCTCCAAATCCTTTTGAGACAAAAGTGACCAGGCCGTTGGGTGCAATGCCAATTAAATATTTGATTGTATGCCTACTCTTGTAATGTGAATACCATAGGTTCTGTTTTTCCACTCCATTTGGGATTTGTTTCAAGCTCCGTGCAGTCAATAATTACTCCACAACTTGGGTAGTGCTCCTTGAATGCAGGTGGCATAGTTGACTGAATAAGATTTCGTGACGGCCAGTAGACCCAATTTTTTGTGGCCACATTCAAATTCACGAGCATTCCCTTGAAGATTCGTGCTGCTGTAGTTCTGTGCACATCAAAAAGAGCTCCAAGGACAGAAAATGGCATGCCATGCCTCAACTTCATCAGACATAACAGAAGTTTGTCCTCAATGCACAACTCGTTCACGGCCCTCCTCGTGGGTGGCAAAACGCTTAAAAGAAGAGCAAAAATGTTAAAACTGACAGCTGTTAAAGAATGAAACTTCTCTTCATCTTCATTAACTGAGCCGTGACCAGCGAAAATGGGTTGTATATATAAAGGCCCACAGCTTTTGTCAATAAATGTAGTGCTACATCTTCCCACGCCTGTAGTGCACACCTCCTTGTGGCTAATATAACATGATGCATATTTATCGGTCAACTCAGAAGTGAAGATGAATTCACTGCTGAAGGACGAGTGTCCATCTTCTGTCATTGTTGACACCTGGAAGCAATAAGTTAAAAGACAATTACTAATCAATACCCCAACCCTGACATGGGATATGCTTTCTTACGTGAACGAATCGCAGGCCAGAATCAAAGAGAGCGCCTTGACTGCTGTCAGAAGACACTGGACTGTTGTCGCTGCTAGCAGCTTGAGCCTCCAGAATTATGGCCTCCACACTTTTCCCGTGTACATTAGCAGCCTATGAAATGTAAATGAACGAATAAATGAgcatttattttagtttttgctgCACAAAAACTGTGGGCGATGAAAACAGGGCCTGGAAAAAAGCAGGCTTCATCGCCCACATAAATTAACTTCATTACCGCTTCAGCTGCTTGTCCATGCACCTCAGCAGTCTGCTTGTCCAGCAGCATCCTTTGCTCTTGCCTTCTTTTCCTAGTGGGATTGAAGTGCATTTACAGAATCAACAGAGATTTCAATGTTCACCTAGTCCAAAGAGAGTTGAAAGTCGCATAATATATCACACGGATCTTCAGTAACTGTGAGCAAAGAGCTCTGTATGATAATGTTAATGTGGATCCCTTCTTACTTGACATAGCGGTCTTCAGAGAGTGGGCCAGGTGCTGCCCTGTATGGAGCAGGAAATATGGAGGGGTAGTAGGCTGGATGCCCCTCTTCATTCACCTTTACACCGCCCACAAAGTGTTTGCTGCAGATCTTTGTGTATGGAGTAGGTCGCCAGCCGGCGCCGTCCTTGCTGCGGACAAAACAGTTTGTGTGGGcaacaaccacaaaaaaaaatagtaaactgTGCCGTCTGACGCCTTGAATCGACACATGTGTTTTGAAGGACCTCGTAGTGGAGGTCTCCCGACTAATTTAAGCTACCTCAGATACTTTAACATGCACTGACATCGCACAACACACGCGTTTAGCGTCTAAAAACACCTATCCTCCTCGATGAACATCTCAACCTCATCGTTAGACGATACCTGCGGTGTCCAAACTGTTTCTGCTAGACTCCATCAAAACGCAGCTCCCGGAGGCGGGGCCGAACCGGCGTCGTCGGGACAGTAGTCTAGCGCCTAACACCTGAGCTACGATGGCGGGGCAATAACAACACAAAAATGACGCGAACCCTAACACTTCAGGCCAGTTAAGGCTACGTGCCACGAAGCAAACGCTAAGATGTAGCCAAAATTGCATATTCTAAGCTCTGCATGTTCAACGGGTAGTGTTTACAACCCTGTTAAGAGTTTACCGCGAATAACAGGCGATCTCATTCCAACTTCGCATATGACTATCAAAATAATGCATTGTATCTCGTACAGTAATGTGAAGGAAGCATCCTGAACGATAAGCAAATGAATGCAACAACACATGAACGGCGCACGCTTGGTAGGGTGCTGCTGCGACTCACTTCTGTCGTCGGACAAGAGCAATCCAGCGTTCCCGTCGCTTTGCTTCGTACGGCTTGCTGGGGAACCTAAAAAAACTTGTTCCAGGCGAGTTCGCGTAGGTGCTGTGGCAATTCACAACGCAGCAATTCACGTTAGAACACGGCATGTTGCTGTTGCAATCCAGGACCGACGCACTCAGACcgctcaaacacacacacgctcggAGAGCTTCGCGCGCGCGTCTCCAACCAGCTCATCGCAttccgccgcgaggggcgccctcgTCTGCGCCGCAGTTACTCCTGCACGGAGAATATActagggtcgccccacaggtagttgtgtgcattgaagtcgctaagaacaatataaggttctggcaattcatctataaaggtcAGAAATTCATGTTTGCTAAGTTTGTAATGGGGGGCTATATAAAGCGAGGAAATAGTGGTTAGTTTGTTCAGCAACACAACTCGaactgccactgcttcaagggccgttcgtagctatAAGTGTTCACACGCTATGTTCTTTTGAATAAaattgcaacaccgcccgatgatgcgattgcatcatcgcgatctttgcgaaaataACATggtgtcggagaaagtttgtgtggtgtggttttaggtgtgtttcctgtagacacagcactttttgattgtgtttgtggatgagttctcgCACATCATcgaggttcctaagaagacctctgacattccagtgcataatttgtgtatccattttaaAAGCAAAtcggtgctgtgtgtacggaaacgaaagttatgccttagattacagagctctttcgaggccctgtaaccggtgTTCTGcgctttctggagcgttcgaggaagcctcgccgctccttaggcgtttggtgcgccttgagaaCAGGTGTAgtattgcctcttgtgaggcgccggacacgtgctcttgcgagcgagaagttacaagagagagtcctgccttggagggcaagacgctgcgcccaccagcccagaggtcgatggggcaccctgcgggatttcgctgcgcgggctgttgccagcgctggaaggggccggggaggttggggcagcctcggtgcgcccaccttcggggtggggcagcgctagctgcaaccgccgcggcggcagatggcgtaactgccgactcactgcctgtgggtcggacagccgccggaggccgttgtgacgctgcgcCCTgagcgccacttcggcaaagctgctcctagacaggtatgacacccgcctacgtgcttCTTTGCAAGATATcttttctttgactttgactGTCACAAtctccttttctcttttccaggacgggcaggaccgcgagtatgcggcatgctcgccatcacagtcgACACAATGTGTagtgttctggcatgtttcggaggaatgttcatcgtcactgcacttggcacatgtcagccggcctcgacacttctgtgaactgtggccgaacctttggcacttaaagcatctaagaggattgggcacgtatggcctaacacgaagtttgatataaccggcctcgatggactcggggaggacacttgaaccgaaagtgagtatcaggtgtttcgtcttgatctctttaccatcttgcctcatcttaattcgcttaacatttatgacattctgttcaATGAAGGTGAACAGAatgggtggtgttcatggtacggtgcggggttactgttacttgggtctccccaaatgacacaaattccggcagtttctcgtactccttcttatcgtggagctccaagaaaAGATCACCACtagtcattctcgacgccttatatcctgttccaaaaattTCGGTTAaggacttcgaaacaaggaacggtgaaatgttacgcactagtttgccAGGGGTTTCTCAGTGAATCACACGGTATCTAGGAAAGTTGTgcacttgtcgtccgaaaaactgaaagagatcttcggtgcgccctcgtttccgagggcgatcagggagtttaggaaaagcgctTTCAATAAGTACAGtcgggttttcggccgcgatgccgaccacccaccatgaaGCCCAACAGTGGGACGTGATAGAAGTTCCTGCAAGGGAAAcgctgccaacgccagccgtacatcgctgctataaccaaatgcAGCATAACCagggctggctagctacacaaggttaacccttgccgccgggaaactaggaagtgaggagaagtgatgagaagacaggaaagatgaaaaaggcgagagaaaaagacgaagattggagaggaggacaggaaaaggcgactgccaatttcccccgggtgggtcagtccggggctGCCGTCTATGTggagcagaggccaaagaggtgtgttgactccgccggggggccttagagcgtccagacacccagcatcgcctcaacctccaggatccccctttccccagacacggctaagacgcgcacggctacacgcgggaggatccaaccctcgtgtgctcgggtccgtggtccccgcaggggcgtctgcgtgagcaggcgtttggtgtgttgcgacaccacacatgcaaaagcactgcaccgggacccgacagagtcatgtatgacatgatcagaaacctaCATATTGACACACaggttacacttcttacactattcaacactatttgggcttcaggatacctcccatccacatggaaagaagcgattgtggttcctgttctaaagcagggaaaagacccttccttggcaacaAGTTATCGTCCGATAACTCTAACAAATTGTATGAGTAagatttttgaaaaaatgataaatcgcagacttatacatttccttgagctcaacaatatgctcgatccatatcagtgtggcttcagagaagggcggtcgacaaccgatcatctggtgcgcattgaaggaaatatccgcgatgcatttataCATGGACAGTATTTCCAATCGATATTCCTTGACATGGAAAAAgcgtatgacacggcatggcgttacgggatcttgcgagacctgtcggagatggcaatccgtggaaatatgctgaacataattgaaagctatttgtcggaTCGTAGCTTCCGCGCgaaaatcggcaatgtattgtcgcgaccttttattcagaaacaggtgtaccccagggaggagcactcagttgcactctctttatcgcTAAAATGAACACACTTCGTCCTTCACTGCCAcccgccattttttattccgtctacgtagatgatatacagcTAGGCTTCAAATCTTGCAACCCTACAGTGTGTGAAAGACaagtacagcagggcttaaacaaggtgtccaagtgggctgaccaaaatggatttaaaatcaacccgcacaaaagctcttgtgttctcttcacaagaaagagaggcctggtacCTGATCCCTGTGtagaactgggtggacaacaaattCCCTTCAAGAGCGCAAATTTCTAGGCGTCATTCTCGActccaggctcactttcatttcacacataaCATACCTTAAAGAAGAATGTCTAAAAACgatgaacttacttaaagttctatcccacactacttggggtagcgacaggaggtGCCTGTTGAATCTCTACAGACGCCTAGTTAGATCaggattagattatggtgccgtagtatatcactctgctgcaccgagtgcgctaaaaatgttagaccccgttcatcatctaggtatccgcctggccactggcgcatttagaacaagcccggtggaaagtctatatgcagagtcagacgagtggtcactacattttcagagaacgtacatcagctttACCTATTTTCTCAATGTGCGCTCCAATAAAGAACCTCCCTGTTCCAAAACTGTTAACGACATAACGTGTCAAACACTGTTTCATAATAAACCCtccatgagacttcctttctcactgcatgcaagaaaacttagcacggaaatggatgtccctgtTCTCGAACATCGACTAATGCCTCCAActaagctattaccgccctgggagtggcaggtgatagactgtgacgtatcctttgtagaggtcacaaaacacgcacctgacatcgaaatcgctatgcatttccgcaaacttcaatcgaagtacagctgctctgaattctacacagatgcgtctaaatcac is a genomic window containing:
- the LOC135915768 gene encoding uncharacterized protein, whose amino-acid sequence is MPCSNVNCCVVNCHSTYANSPGTSFFRFPSKPYEAKRRERWIALVRRQNKDGAGWRPTPYTKICSKHFVGGVKVNEEGHPAYYPSIFPAPYRAAPGPLSEDRYVKKRRQEQRMLLDKQTAEVHGQAAEAAANVHGKSVEAIILEAQAASSDNSPVSSDSSQGALFDSGLRFVHVSTMTEDGHSSFSSEFIFTSELTDKYASCYISHKEVCTTGVGRCSTTFIDKSCGPLYIQPIFAGHGSVNEDEEKFHSLTAVSFNIFALLLSVLPPTRRAVNELCIEDKLLLCLMKLRHGMPFSVLGALFDVHRTTAARIFKGMLVNLNVATKNWVYWPSRNLIQSTMPPAFKEHYPSCGVIIDCTELETNPKWSGKTEPMVFTLQE